The following coding sequences are from one Clostridioides difficile ATCC 9689 = DSM 1296 window:
- a CDS encoding YihY/virulence factor BrkB family protein, producing the protein MFGIDKKLIEYIIAKSNYSELSSKSAEVSFFLMLSIFPFLIFTISSIAYIPILHLNKYIALFRNMMPEGAFAVLSSIIVSAIDNRNLKFLAVSFVLTMWTFSRAVKALIKGMNRAYKVKETRSFFKILSISFLFTIMLLVLIFLSMIFLVYGEKIGYFIFNLVGLDEIFIKIWDILRYTVGIITIIVIFTLLYKYTPNKKLTIKESAPGAIFATFAWFLVSFLYSYYTNYYANYEVIYGSIAEIIVLMTWMYFSSWSIVIGYEVNSRLYFRKIRHEMLK; encoded by the coding sequence ATGTTTGGTATAGATAAGAAATTGATTGAATATATAATTGCAAAATCCAATTACAGTGAATTAAGTTCAAAGTCAGCAGAAGTATCTTTCTTCTTAATGTTGTCCATATTTCCTTTTTTAATATTTACAATAAGTTCTATAGCTTATATACCGATTCTTCATTTAAATAAGTATATAGCTTTGTTTAGAAATATGATGCCAGAAGGTGCTTTTGCTGTGTTATCTTCAATCATAGTTTCTGCAATAGACAATAGAAACCTGAAATTTTTAGCAGTCAGTTTTGTACTTACTATGTGGACATTTTCAAGAGCAGTAAAAGCTCTTATTAAAGGAATGAATAGAGCCTATAAAGTTAAAGAAACTAGGTCTTTTTTTAAAATTTTATCTATATCATTTTTATTTACAATAATGCTTTTGGTCCTTATTTTTTTATCTATGATATTTTTAGTTTACGGGGAAAAAATAGGTTATTTTATTTTTAATCTTGTAGGATTGGATGAGATATTTATAAAAATATGGGATATTCTAAGATACACTGTAGGTATAATAACAATAATAGTGATATTTACACTTTTATATAAATACACTCCAAATAAAAAGTTAACTATTAAAGAATCTGCGCCAGGTGCTATTTTTGCTACTTTTGCTTGGTTTTTAGTATCATTTTTATATTCTTATTATACAAATTACTATGCTAACTATGAAGTAATCTATGGAAGTATAGCTGAAATAATTGTACTTATGACCTGGATGTATTTTAGTAGTTGGTCTATCGTTATTGGCTATGAGGTAAATTCAAGATTGTATTTTAGAAAGATAAGACATGAAATGTTAAAGTAA
- a CDS encoding PAS domain-containing sensor histidine kinase, whose protein sequence is MDTHNKYVNFIKNIPVPFLYCRIVKRQEDIEYRVEYISKGMGKVLQLEEGICDKNILDVLPVFKSKKYFKELFSNEVDCIKRYIPTLKNWINIKKQIIGDSYIILYFGKIVFDYRQIIDSFDKKEKVAYIKDEEGIYIDCSENLIPILNNNIKTTKDIFGKNDIEVWGENTGKLFRDDYREGVSSKKRFLQNLFEYEETFFMVEKYFLYDEDELLGTIGIVDNIIYSGYSNRNYNSKDLMKMIEHSIPENMFYKDVYGNYIGFNSGFLNLACMNKEELLGKNSYKISEEEALIDKIFESDKGVVENKKVVTFELNISMNDENKCIEITKRPFFDSYGSVIGIIGTARDISRRKRLEEEMDKTRMEFFANLSHELRTPINLISSSLQVIEKKEADLIESNDTLKRNLGIIKQNGNRILRLVNNVIDFTKMQSGYLDFKPEESDIIAFIEEICMSVADFASQNNIQLTFDTEIEEFSMLFDSEKLERIILNLLSNGIKYNKKDGKINIFLYVKDNVFNMKISDSGIGIPKEKIDKIFNRFEQIDNELSYRVKGSGIGLSLVKSLVELHEGSISLKSQLGIGSEFIVSLPVRSKNNIEKYNHKREISNELSKKLEIEFSDL, encoded by the coding sequence ATGGATACCCATAATAAATATGTAAATTTTATAAAAAATATACCTGTACCTTTTTTATATTGTAGAATTGTAAAGAGACAAGAAGATATAGAATATCGAGTAGAATATATAAGTAAGGGTATGGGCAAAGTATTACAATTAGAAGAAGGTATTTGTGATAAAAATATACTAGATGTATTGCCTGTATTTAAGTCTAAAAAATATTTCAAAGAGTTGTTCTCAAATGAAGTGGATTGTATAAAAAGGTACATTCCGACACTTAAAAACTGGATAAATATAAAAAAACAGATAATAGGGGATTCATACATAATTTTGTATTTTGGTAAAATTGTATTTGATTATAGACAGATAATCGATTCCTTTGATAAAAAGGAAAAAGTAGCTTATATTAAAGACGAAGAAGGCATATATATAGATTGCAGTGAAAATTTAATACCAATATTAAATAACAACATTAAAACAACGAAAGATATCTTTGGTAAAAATGATATAGAAGTATGGGGAGAGAATACAGGAAAATTATTTAGAGATGATTATAGAGAAGGAGTATCTAGTAAAAAAAGATTTTTACAAAATCTTTTTGAATATGAAGAAACATTTTTTATGGTTGAAAAATATTTTTTGTATGATGAAGACGAACTTTTAGGTACTATAGGGATAGTAGACAATATAATATATAGTGGTTACAGTAATAGAAATTATAACTCAAAAGATTTAATGAAGATGATAGAACACTCAATTCCAGAGAATATGTTTTATAAAGATGTGTATGGAAATTATATTGGATTTAATTCAGGTTTTTTGAATTTAGCTTGTATGAATAAAGAAGAATTATTAGGGAAGAATAGTTATAAAATATCAGAAGAAGAAGCTTTAATAGATAAGATATTTGAAAGTGATAAGGGTGTAGTTGAAAATAAAAAAGTAGTTACATTTGAGTTAAATATAAGTATGAATGATGAAAACAAGTGCATTGAGATTACAAAAAGGCCGTTTTTTGATAGCTATGGAAGTGTTATTGGAATAATTGGAACAGCAAGGGATATAAGTAGAAGAAAAAGATTAGAAGAGGAAATGGATAAAACTAGGATGGAATTTTTTGCAAATTTATCCCATGAACTTAGAACGCCTATAAACTTAATATCATCTTCATTACAAGTGATAGAAAAAAAAGAAGCAGATTTAATAGAATCAAATGATACTTTAAAAAGAAATTTAGGTATAATAAAACAAAATGGAAATAGAATACTGAGGTTAGTAAATAATGTTATAGATTTTACAAAAATGCAATCAGGATATTTAGATTTTAAACCAGAAGAATCTGATATAATTGCATTTATAGAGGAGATATGTATGTCTGTAGCTGATTTTGCAAGCCAAAATAATATACAACTTACATTTGATACAGAAATAGAAGAATTTTCAATGTTATTTGATTCAGAAAAATTGGAAAGAATAATATTAAATTTACTTTCTAATGGAATTAAGTACAATAAGAAAGATGGAAAAATAAATATATTTTTATATGTGAAAGATAATGTATTTAATATGAAAATATCTGATAGTGGTATAGGTATACCAAAAGAAAAAATAGATAAAATATTTAATAGGTTTGAACAGATTGACAATGAACTTTCTTACAGAGTTAAAGGAAGTGGTATTGGACTTTCATTAGTGAAATCTTTGGTTGAGTTGCATGAGGGAAGTATATCTTTAAAAAGTCAACTTGGTATTGGAAGTGAATTTATAGTTTCATTGCCTGTTAGAAGTAAAAATAATATT